The following proteins are co-located in the Bacteroidales bacterium genome:
- a CDS encoding DUF1349 domain-containing protein, whose protein sequence is MMDKMLWFNEPKKWKIIDKSSASMFVTPKTDSWRESYYGFTVDDAPYFYTTCGGEFEAIVKITGDYKKRFDQMGLMIRINEKRWIKTGVEYVNNKINISCVVTIGKSDWSVVELSEFPKSIWIKVKRIVDAVKIYYSLDNKNFTMIRIAFFPDRTPVMVGLTAASPDGEGFNALFEGFDIKHLPDLRRLKWLENNKD, encoded by the coding sequence ATGATGGATAAAATGCTATGGTTTAACGAACCAAAAAAATGGAAGATCATTGATAAATCCTCTGCATCAATGTTCGTTACTCCCAAAACTGATTCTTGGAGAGAGAGCTATTATGGATTTACAGTAGATGATGCACCTTATTTTTATACTACTTGTGGAGGTGAGTTTGAGGCCATAGTCAAAATTACTGGAGATTATAAAAAACGGTTCGATCAAATGGGTCTAATGATTCGCATAAACGAAAAAAGATGGATAAAAACAGGTGTTGAATATGTAAATAACAAAATTAATATAAGTTGTGTGGTCACCATTGGAAAAAGTGATTGGAGTGTTGTAGAATTGAGTGAATTTCCTAAATCAATTTGGATAAAAGTAAAAAGAATAGTGGATGCTGTTAAAATTTATTATTCATTAGATAATAAGAATTTTACAATGATACGAATTGCGTTCTTTCCTGATAGGACACCTGTAATGGTAGGGTTAACAGCGGCATCCCCAGACGGTGAAGGCTTCAATGCTTTATTTGAAGGATTTGATATAAAGCATCTTCCTGACTTAAGAAGACTTAAATGGTTAGAGAATAATAAGGATTAA